GGAGCGCCGGGTCGAGCACGTCTGGCCGGTTGGTGGCCGCGATCAGGATGATGCCTTCGTTGGCTTCGAAGCCGTCCATCTCGACCAATAGCTGGTTCAGCGTCTGCTCGCGCTCGTCATTGCCGCCGCCGAGGCCGGCGCCGCGGTGGCGGCCGACCGCGTCGATCTCGTCGATGAAGATGATGCACGGCGCGTTCTTCTTCGCCTGCTCGAACATGTCGCGCACGCGCGATGCGCCGACGCCGACGAACATCTCGACGAAGTCGGAGCCGGAAATGGTGAAGAAGGGCACATTGGCCTCGCCGGCGATGGCGCGCGCCAAGAGCGTCTTGCCGGTGCCGGGCGGGCCGACCAGGAGCGCGCCCTTGGGGATGCGCCCGCCGAGGCGCTGGAACTTCTGCGGGTCGCGCAGGAATTCGACGATCTCCTGCAGATCGTCCTTGGCCTCGTCGACGCCGGCCACGTCCTCGAAGGTGACCCGGCCGTGCGCCTCGGTCAAAAGCTTGGCCTTAGACTTGCCGAAGCCCATGGCCTTGCCGCCGGCGCCCTGCATCTGGCGCCAGAAGAACACCCACACGCCGATGATCAGCAGCATCGGGAACCAGGAGATCAGCAGGCCGGCGAGCGAGGGCACGTCCTCGGTGTCCGGTTTGGCGGTGATGTTCACGCCCTTGGTGTAGAGCTGGTCGACGAAGTTGGTGTCCTGGGGCGCATAGGTCTGGAACGATCCGCCATTCTTGAAGCGGCCGGAAATCTGCTGCCCGGAAATGACCACGTCGCCGACATTGCCCTCGTCCACCGCGGTCCTGAACTGGGAGAACGGAATTTCCGTCGTCGCGGTGCGCGGGCCCGGGTTCTGAAACAGCTGATAAAGCGCCACCAGCGAAACCGCGATGATGACCCAGAGGGCGAAGTTGCGGAAGTTTGAGTTCATCTTCTAGCCTATATGCGCCTCGACGGAGGACCGGCATGGGGTGACACAGCGCGGCGTCCGCCCCTCCGGGCGCCGCTCGCGATGCCGATAACATAGGTCTTGCAGCGACCTATGCCAAGCGGCCCGGCCCTTTCAGCCCTCCAATAGCATAGGATCATGTCGAACCGGTTACCAGGGGAGCCAGCGATTCGCCGCGCGACAGAATGCTGCCGATGAATGTGGCCCGAAATGCGGCCTGCGGCCGCGCAACGGCAACGATATGCGGCGCGGCGACTATTTTTCCGTTGCGCCAGAAGGAGATGCAGGTGCGGCCGATGTGCGCCGGCAGGCCCGGTTTCTCCCCGCAAAGCCCGGCAACTTCCCGCCAGCCCTCTTCGCCCAGCGCCCGCACCGCGACCGGCCCCGCCTCCTCAGCGGCGATCTCGACGTGGAAGCGGCCGTCCCACAGCGCCGATTTGCCTGGATCGAGGCTGATTTCCGGCAGGCCGGCGCGTCCGGCCTCGCGCCAGATCAGGACCTCCTCGCGGCTCGCCGCGATGCGGCAGCCGGCAAGTGTCCAGCGGCCCCGATCCGTCTCCTTGAGGCCGGAGAAGAGCCGCTCGAGGCGCTCGAGGCGCGGCCGATAGGGCTTGCCTGCGACCGCCATCAGGGCGCGCGCCAACAGCCGCAGCGCGATTTCCGCGGGCGCCGCCGAGAGCGCCTCCCGGTCGATGGTGCAGAAGCCCGCCGGTTCCAGGCGCGCCGCCGCGCGGGCAAGATCGTCCGTCGCCGCTTCGAGCGCCAGTCGGGCGCGGCGCATATGCCGGGCGGTCGCGGCCAGCCGTTCGGCGCTCACGCCCTCCTCGGCCAGGCGTTCAAGGACGGCGCGCATGCGCACGCGGGCAAAGCGCTTGTCCTCGTTGCCGGGGTCTTCGATCCAGTCCTGGCCGGCCGCCTTGAGCGTCGCCTTGAGCCGCGCGCGCGGCACGTCGAGCAGCGGACGGAACAGCGTAATCCCCATCATCTCGCTCACCGCATCCATCGCCGACAGCCCGTCGACGCCGGAGCCGCGCGCAAGCCGCATCAAAAACGTCTCGGCCTGGTCGTCGCGGTGATGGGCGCTCACCAGGGCCGCGATGCCGTCGCGGTGGCAGGCCTCGGCCAAGAGCCGGTAGCGGGCCGCGCGCGCCGCGGCCTGGATGTTGCTTTTCGGCTTGTCGCCGCGCCAGGTGAGGATTTCGTGGGCCAGGCCGAGCGCGAGGGCCCATTCGCCGACGCTTTCGGCTTCCTTGCGCGAACCCGCCCTGAGGCCGTGATCGACGGTAAAGACGCTGAGTTCAGGCCCGCCCGCGCCCGTCTTCTTCCAGCGCGCCAGGAGCAGCATCAAGGCGGTGGAGTCGGCGCCGCCGGAGACCGCGACCGCAAGCCTCGGCGAGGCCGACAGGGCTGCGAACAGGCGGTTTGCCTCCGCCGCGCCGATCGGTGCGCTAGCAGCCGGCACCCTTTCGCTCCGCCCGCGCCCGATCCTTCATCGCCGTGGAAGCCTTGGGGAACTTCTGGCCGAACTCATCGAAGCTGGCGCAGGCCGCCTCCTTCTGGCCCAACGCCTGCAGCGACATGGCGAGCTTCAACAGGCTGTCAGGCGCCTTGTTGCTCGAACCGAAGCGCCGATAGCCGGTCAGGAAGGCATCGGCGGCTTCGCGATACTCACCCTGGGCGTAGAGGCTCTCGCCGAACCAATATTGCGCGTTGGCGGCGAGCTTGTCTTGCGGATAGCGGACGAGAAAGTCGGCAAACGCGCTCTGGGCGGCCTCATAGTCGCGCTGCAGAATGAAGGCATAGGCCACATCATAGGCGGTCTGCGGGTCGGTCGGCACGGCGAGGGTGACCTCGGCCGGGTTGCTGCCGCTAGGCGGCGGGAACGGCCCCGCGCCGCCGAGGCTGGGCGGCGTGCCGTCGAACCCGGGCTGGGCGCCGCCGAGGCCGGGCGGGCTGATGTCCATCGGCCCGGACTCGGCCGGGAAACCGGCTCCCGGCGGCGGCGCCAACGGTCTGATGCCGCCATAGGTCTGCGGCTGCGAAGAGGGCTGCTGCGGCGCCGGCGGATTTGCGCCGCCGAAGTTCTGGGGCCGCCACGAGTGCGGCGGCTCCGGCATCGGCCGCGACGGCACGCCCGCCGAACCGGTTTGTCGCGACGCGTCGGAGCCGTTGGCGCCGAGCTCGCGGAAGCGAAACTCGGCGTCTTCCTGGAAGCGGCGCAGATTTTCCTCGAGCTGGCGGATGCGAAACTCGTATTGCTCGATCTGGCCGGTCAGGTTCCTGATCTGAGCCTCGAGCTGGTCGATGCGCAGCGTCAGATCGGAATCGTTCGATTGGCGGCCGAACAGGCTGAACCTGGGGCTTGGCACCGGCTCGCTCGGCAGGGTCTGCGCAAAGGCCGGCGCGCTCCCGAAGACCGCCAAGGCGAGCGCGGGTCCCGCAAGGGCGCGCCAGCCGCGGCGCGGCAGGGCGCCAAGACGGCGCGAGCTTTGGGTTAGGGCTTGTCTCATCATCTCAATTAAGCCTTGTCATTGGGCCGGTCGCGCCCCCCAACGCCCGGCAGGGCCGGCCTAGCCGGTCTCGCTTCCGCCGATGACCGTCACCGCGCGGCGGTTCTGCGACCAGCAGGAAATGTCGTCGCAGACGGCAACCGGGCGCTCCTTACCATAGGAGATGGTGCGCAGCCGTGATACGTCCACCCCCCTGCTTACCAAATAATTGCGCGTCGCGGTCGCCCGCCGCGCCCCGAGCGCCAGATTATACTCGCGCGTGCCGCGCTCGTCGGCATGGCCCTCGATCAGGATCGGATAGGACGAATATTTTTTCAGCCACGCCGCCTGCTTGTCGAGCGTGTCGCGCGACTGCGGCGACAGTTCGGCGCTGTCGGTTTCGAAAAATACCCGGTCGCCGGCGTTGACAACGAAATCCTGGACGGTGCCGGGAACCGCCGCCACGGCGCCGTCGAGCGTGCTCGACGTCGTCGAACAGGCAACCAGCGTCAGCGCCGCGGCGAGAACCGCCCCTTTGGCGATGAAGCGCCTGAATTTCAGCATTATGCGCATCTTTTCGTCTCCTCTCCCCCAACACATGGAGGTCTTGCCCGGCCTGCCCGGCCGACGCGTCAGTTGATCAGGGGCGACCAGGCCGGATCCGACGCAAAGTGCGGCGTATCGATCTGGCGCTCATTGTAGCCGGTCAAATCGACCGACCACAGTTTCGGTCCGCCGTTCTCGCCCGGCGTGTCGCGAAAAAACATGATGACCCGGCCGTTCGGCGCCCAGGTCGGTCCCTCATTGTGATAGCCCTCGGTGAGAATGCGTTCCCCGGATCCGTCCGGCCGCAGCACGCCGATCAGGAAGCGGCCGGCATGGCGCTGGGTGAAGGCGATGAGGTCGCCGCGCGGCGACCAGACCGGGGTCGAATAGATGCCCTCGCCGAAGGAAATGCGCTGCTGGTTCGTCCCGTCGGCGTTCATCACATAGATCTGCTGAGTGCCGCCGCGATCGGATTCGAAGGTGACCTGGCGGCCGTCGGGCGAATAGGACGGCGCGGTGTCGATCGCCGGCGTATCGGTGAGCCGGGTGGTGGCGCGGCTGCGCAGGTCCATGGCGTAGATGTTGGCGTTGCCGCCGCTCTGCAGGCTCATGATGACGCGCTGGCCGTCGGGCGAGAAGCGCGGCGCGAAAGTCATGCCCGGAAAGTCGCCGACGATTTCGCGCTGCCCGGTCTCGATATTGAAGAGATGGACGCGCGGCTGGTCGCCGCGGCCGAAGGACATGTAGGTGATCTCCTGGCTCGTCGGGCTGAAGCGCGGGGTGAGGACCAATTCCCCCCCGTCCGTGAGAACCCGCATATTGGCGCCGTCCTGGTCCATGATCGCCAGGCTCTTGATGCGCGCGTCCTTGGGACCGGTCTCGTCGACGAACACGATGCGGGTGTCGAAATAGCCGCTCTCTCCGGTCAGGCGCTGATAGATGGCGTCGCTGACGACATGGGCGACGCGGCGCCAATTGTCCGGCGTGGTGAAGAATTGCTGCCCGGCCATCTGCTGGCCGGCCAATACGTCCCAGAGGCGGAACTCGGCGCGCAGCCGGCCGTCCTTGAGCAGGGCGACATGGCCGGTGACCAGCGCCTGGGCGTTGATGATGCGCCAGTCGCCGAAGCGCGGCGTCGCGTTGACGTCGCGGATCTTCTCGATGAAGGCGGCCTTGTCGATCGGCGCGAACAGACCGGAGCGGACCAGATTGCCCTGGATGACATTGGCAATGTCGGCGCCAAGCTGGGCATCGTCCGGATTGCCGCCGATAAAGTCGGGTATGGCCACGGGAAGCGGCTGGATATTGCCCTGGGTGATGTCGATCTCGATCACGGCATGGGCCGGACGCGGCCAGGCCAGCACCGCGATGGCGGCGATCACCAGGAAAGCCCTTCCAATCCGGGTCAGGGTCGCAAAGCCGGCTTTGCCTCGAGCCATATGACAGTTCTTCCGCTCGTCGCTACGATTATCCGCCGAGCATTTCGCGCGGATCGAAATTGACTTTGATGTCGCGCCAGGCGTCGTATTTTCCCGCCGGCAGCTCGTAGGGCTGGCACCGCAGCACCGCCCGCCGGGCGGCATCGGCGGCGGCCAGGAACGCCAGGCCGGAGCCGCGGCTGAGGATGTCCGGCGGCCGCAACAAAGTGCCGTCCACGTTGAGCGCGAGTTGAATCTGCACGGCCAGGTCGGCCGCGCCCTGGACGCCGATCGGCGGGCTCCAGCACGGCGAGATCTGGGCCCGCAGCGCATCGAGCTCGCTGATACTCATGCGCGAATCAAGGCCGCGCGGATCGCCGGCGCCGGGAGGCTCGTCGGCGATCGGCTCGCCGCCGGCCGGCGCTTCGGCCTCCGCCGGTACCTTGTTGAGCAACGCCGCGATCTTGTCGGCATCGAAGGTGCGCTCCTTTTTTGGCGTCGCCGGCGGCGCGGGCCGCGGCGCATGTGCCGGGCGCACCGGCGGCAGCGGCGCCAGCGACACTTCCTTGTCCGGCACGCTTTCCGCGGTCTTTTCGGGCTCCGGTTTCGGCTCGGCCGTCTTCGGCGCCGGCGCCGCCTCCGGCTCAGGCTCCTTCTTCGGCTCCTCCACGCGGGGCTGCGGCCTCGGCGCGACCGGCGTCGGGGTTGCGACCTTCGGCTCCTCGGGCTGCGGCGGCGGAGGCGGCGGAAGAGCTGCGACCCGCTTCAGCTTGTCCGTCTCTTCGCCGCTGCTGGTGTCGGGCTTCTCCGTCTCCGGCTTGCTCGGCGCCTGCTCCTTCTCCTGCGCCGGCTCCTTGACGCCTGCCTTCAGGCGGGTGAGCTCGGCCACCGTGACGATGTCGACGGGAAGCGCCTTCATCGGCTCGATCTCGTACGGCCTGGCCGTCGGAAAGGAGAAAGACGCCCAAGCGATAACCGACAGATGGGCGAAGAACGATATGGCGAGACTGACGCGCACGCTTGTCTCCCGTCAACCTTGCTCTTCCAGCTCGGTCACCAGCGCGATGCGCTGGAAGCCGGCGGCGCTGATCGTTCCCATGATCCTCATCACCGTGCCGTAGTTCACCCGCCGGTCGCCGCGCACATAAATGCGCTCCTCATAGCCGTTGGAGGCTATGGCAAGCAGCTTGGGAACGATTTCGTCGAGCACGATTTCGGTATCCTGCAGGTAAATTTTCCCTTCCGTATCCACCGTGATGGTCAGTGGCTCCTTGTCGCCCTGAAGCTGCTGCGCCTTGGTCTGCGGCAGATCGATCGGCACGCCGACCGTCAACAGCGGCGCGGTGACCATAAACACGATCAGCAGCACCAGCATGACGTCGACCAGCGGGGTGACGTTGATCTCCGACATCGGCCGGTAGCGGCTGGTCCGCCGCCGCCGGATATTGCCATTTCCCGCCAATCCGCTGGCCATGGATCAGCCCTGCTCGTCGAGCTGGCGCGACAGAATCGCCGAGAACTCGTTGGCGAACCCTTCCAGGCGCATGGCATGGCGCGCCAGATGATGCGAGAACTTATTGTAGAACACAACCGCCGGGATCGCCGCCAGCAGGCCGAGCGCGGTGGCGAACAACGCCTCGGCGATGCCCGGGGCGACCACGGCAAGGTTGGTGTTCTTGCTCACGGCGATGGCCTGGAAGCTGGTCATGATCCCCCATACGGTACCAAAAAGGCCGATAAAGGGCGCCGTCGAGCCGACCGTGGCGAGGAACAGGAGCCGCCGTTCGAGGCGCTCCATCTCGCGCGCGATGGTCACGTCCATGACCTTCTCGATGCGCGTGGCCAGGCTGCCGCGCGGGCGTGCGCCGCCTTCATGCGAGCGCTTCCATTCCCGCATGGCGGCGACAAACAGCGCCGCCATGGAGCTCGTCGGCTTGTGAATGAGGCTGCCATAGAGCTCCTCGAGCGACTGGCCCGACCAGAACACCTCCTCGAAGTGGTCCGCCTGCCGCTCGACGCGGCGCACGATCAGATACTTCTCGATAACGATGGCCCAGCACCAGACGGAGGCGGCGATGAGGCCGATCATCACGCTCTTGACGACAATATGCGCCTGCAGGAACAGCGCCAGAAACGAAAAGTCGCCCGTCGGCGCGATGATCGCAGCCTGAAAAAGTTCCGCTGAGCTAGCGGGCATCGGCATGGCCTCGTCGGTTGCGGGCGTAAATGGATGAAGTCGGAACGATCGCATCCAACAGGGTACCGTGTCGCGCCACCCGCATGCGCCGCGGCATGCCCGGTGGACCCTGCCCCCGTGACGGGATGACCCCCCATAAACCCCACGAGTTGCGGGAGAATTGAAGGTCAATATTGTCTAAACTATGACACATGGATGCTGGCACCGGTGTCCCTTTGGACCCCCGCGACTTGTCACCCGCCCAGACTTAACGGGTGGTAAACACGCGATGCCGCCAGCCTACTCGGAAAGTGGTTCAAGATAGGGCGCAAGCCGGCTCTTGAGGGCGGGCGGAAGCCTTCGCGGGCGGCCGCGCTTATCGACGACCACCACCTTGACGCGCGCCGTGAACAGAATTTCGCCGTGACGGAGGATGCGCTGGTCAAGGCTCAGCGCCGCGCCCGACAGCTGCGCGAGCCGCGTTTCGACCTCCAGGGCGTCGTCCATCCCGGCCGGTTTGAGGAAATCGATGTCCATATGGCGCACCGCGAAGGCGAGCGGCTCGCCGGAGGCGGGCGCCTGCAATTGGCTGTGAAAGAGGCCCGTCAGACGCAGAAAGTCCGACCGGCCGCGCTCGCAGAAACGCAGATAGTTGGCGTGATAGACGGCGCCGGAAAAATCCGTGTCCTCGTAATAGACCCGTACCGGCAGGACGTGGCGGCGGTCTTCGAAGCGGCCGGCAAGATCCGGCCAGCGTTCAGCCATCCCGCTACTCTTCGAACAGACCGGGTGCCGCGCCCGGCGGCGCGGCGAGGCCGAGATGGGCAAACGCAAGCGGCGTCGCCACCCTTCCGCGCGGCGTGCGCTGCACGAAGCCCTGCTGGATCAGATAGGGCTCGATGATGTCCTCGATGGCGTCGCGCTGCTCGTTAAGCGCCGCCGCGATGGTGTCGGCGCCGACCGGCCCGCCGCCGAACTTTTCCGCGATGCAGCTAAGATAGCGATGGTCCATGCCGTCGAGGCCGCGCGCGTCGACCTCGAGCTGGCGCAGCGCCGCGTCGGCCACCTTGGCGTCGATCAGCCCTGCGTCCGCCATGGAGGCGAAGTCGCGCACCCGGCGCAACAGCCGGCCTGCGACCCGCGGCGTGCCGCGCGCGCGCCGGGCGATCTCGTGCGCCCCTTCCTCGGCGAGCGCCACGCCGAGCACCCGCGCGCCGCGGCGCACGATGTCCTCCAGCTCCTCGACAGAGTAGAAGTCGAGCCTGACCGGAATGCCGAACCGGTCGCGCAAGGGCGTCGTCAACAGGCCGGAGCGGGTCGTCGCCCCGATCAGCGTGAACCTCGCCAGATCGATGCGCACCGAGCGCGCCGCCGGCCCGGCGCCGATGATCAGGTCGAGTTGATAGTCCTCCATCGCCGGATAGAGGATTTCCTCGACCGCCGGGTTGAGCCGGTGGATCTCGTCGATGAACAGCACGTCGCGCTGTTCGAGATTGGTCAGCAGCGCCGCGAGATCGCCCGCCCGGACGATCACCGGGCCGGAGGTGGCGCGGAAATTGACGCCGAGCTCGCGGGCGACGATCTGCGCCAGGGTGGTCTTGCCGAGGCCCGGCGGGCCGACGAACAGCACGTGGTCGAGCGCCTCGCGGCGCTTCTTGGCCGCCTCGATGAAGATTTTCAGATTGGCGCAGACCTGGGCCTGGCCGACGAACTCGGCGAGCGTCCGCGGGCGCAGGCCATTGTCCGGCCCGTCCTCGCCGTTCGTCGCCGGGTCGATGATCCGTTCGGCTCCTGTCTCGCTCATTGCGCCGACTCCGGCGATGCATCGGGTATCTCCTCCCCCCTTGCGGGGGAGGGTGGCGAGTTCGATTGCATCGAACGAGCCGGGAGGGGGCTGTGGGGGCTTGGCGAGCATACCCCCCTCCCGACGCCTTTGGTGTCGACCTCCCCCGCAGGGGGGGAGGTGGAATAGGACGGCTCGCTCATCGCGCCAGCTCCTTGAGGCCGAGGCGGATCAGCTCCTCGGCGCTCGCGCCGTTGCCCCGCGCCCGGCCGGCCGCCGCGATGGCGGCGGTCGCCTGCACCTGGCCGTAGCCGAGATTGACCAGCGCCGAGACGGCGTCGGCGGCGGGGCCTTCAAAGGCGCCGGCGAGACCGGCGATATGGGCGAGCGCCGGGTCGGCCACGGCGATCGCCGCGCCCTTGTCCTTCAATTCGCCGGCGATGCGGCCGGCCACCTTGGCGCCGACGCCCGGCGCGCGCGCGATCGTCGCCTTGTCGTCGAGGGCGATGGCGCGGGCAAGATCGCTCGGCGTCAGAGTCGACAGGATCGCCAGCGCCACCTTGGTGCCGACGCCCTGCACGGTGATCAGCAGGCGGAACCAGTCGCGCTCCGCGTCGGTGGCGAAGCCGAACAGGCGGATCGCGTCCTCGCGCACATAGGTCTCGACCGCGACGCTCGCCGCCTCGCCGACGGAAGGAAGCGCGGCCAGCGTGCGGGCCGAGCAGGTGACGTGATAGCCGACGCCGCCGACATCGACGATCACCCAGTCGGGCCCGTATGAGTCGATGATGCCCTTGAGCTTTCCGATCATGGCGCACCGCCCCCGGCGGCGAGAAAACATCCCTCCCCCCCTGAGGGGGAGGGCGGCGAGTTCGATGGCATCGAACGAGCCGGGAAGGGGGTGAGCGGGCGCGGAGAGCATACCCCCCTCCCGACGCCTTTGGCGTCGACCGCCCCCGCAAGGGGGGAGGTGAAATACCAACGGTGCCTCGAGAAGCCGCTCATGCCACCGCCTCCGGCACGCGCGCCGTGCGATGATGCGCGTGGGCGATGGCGATGGCCAGCGCGTCGGCGGCGTCATCGGACTTGAAGGTCGCGGTCGGCAGCAGCACGCGCACCATCATGCGGATCTGCTCTTTGCCGGCATGGCCTGCGCCGACGATCGCCTTCTTGACCGCGTTCGGCGCATATTCGAACACCGGAATGTCGCGGCTTGCCGGCGCCAGCAGGGCGACGCCGCGCGCCGCGCCGAGCTTCAAGGTGGCCGTCGCGTCCTTGTTAACGAAGGTCTGTTCGACGGCGACCTCGTCGGGCGCGAAGCCGTCGAGCACTTCCTTCAGCGCATCGTGTAGCTCCCGCAGCCGCCTGGCGAGGCCGAGATCGGCGTTGGAGGTGGCCGTTCCGCTGGCGAGAAACGACAAAGCGTTGCCGTTGCACGCGATCACGCCCCAGCCGGTGCGGCGCAGGCCGGGGTCGATACCGAGAATGCGAATCGGGCGCGTCATTGCGCCCCCAGGATTAGCGCGAAAAAGTTTCAACAGGAAGGAAACAGGAACGAGGGGCGCCGGCGAGGACGCCGGTTTGGCCACCGCCGCAACCTGCCAGGAGCGGGCTCCAACAGGAGTGGTTGCAGCACGCCTATAATTAATCTAAAAGTTGAAAGTCTGCACATTGAGCTTTGTTTGTCATAGGGTTATGCTTCAGGGGCAGACGCGCCGGATATCGAAGATCTCTTGCCCGGCGTCAAACGGGTCGCTCAGTAGAGAACGGTCTGCGCGTTGGGGGGTGTGTCGTTGTGACGGGTGTGCGGTCGGCTGCTTGCCGTTCGGCGGCGGCAATATCGAGTGCATTGGGCAAGGTAGCCGCTATGAGTCGGTCGCCTCGCCCGCCCATCTTCCTGGTGACGGGTGTGCGGTCGGCTGCTCGCCGTTCGGCGGCGGCAATGTCGAGGGCGTTGGGCAAGGTAGCCGCTATGAGTCGGTCGCCTCGCCCGCCCATCTGCCTTGTCCTGCTTTTCATGGGGCTGCTGCGGGTGGGGCTGCTGCTCGCCACGGCCGTTCACGCGTCCGGCGTCCTCGCGGTCGATGGCAAGGGCTGTCCGTCGATCGCCGACCATCAGCGGTTCGTGGACGAAATCGTCAATGGCAATGTCGACTATACCTATCCTCCAAGCTGCATCGATCTGCCCAGCCAAACCCGGGTAAGCGATCCCATCGAAAGTAAGCTGGATCGTTTCGGCAGCGAGACGACGGAATTCATCCTGGTCGACGTGGCCGGCAGGGGGCGGTACTGGACCCTCGCCTCCTGGGTGAAACTGACGCCGTCCGAAGCCGAGCCGGCGCCGGCCGGAATCAAACCGGAGCCCTCCGAGCCGGAGCCCTCCGAGCCGCAGTCCTCCGAGCCGCAGTCCTCCGAGCCGGAGTCCTCCAAGATCGAATCGGCGCCGGCCAAGACCGAACCGGAGCCGTCCGAATTCGATTCGGCGGCACTGGAAATCGAGCCGCCGCCGGGCGAAGCCACCGGGGCTCTCGGCCCGTCTCCCTTGAACCTGAAGGCGTCCCAAGTCTGGTTTGCGGAAGAACTGAGGAAACGCTTCGAAGACTATATTCCCATTCGCGGTTCCGAGTTTGCCTTCGACCAGGTCGCCACTCTTCCGAAGGACATCACCAGGTTCGATTTTTCGGCCAAGGAAACCGTCATTACCTTTTCGGTCGCAGGCTCGCTGAGACTTTCGGCGCTCCCTCCTCCGTTCAAAGTCACCGGCGGTGCCGAGGACGGCGGCTACAAACTCTATCTCCAGGCCTACCTCTTCTCTCCGACTGGGCGCCTGGTCTGGATGCAGCAGGGCGAACCAAGGGAAGACGCACCGGTGAGCGCAAATGGGGGGTCGGTCACCTTCAACCTGATCGACACCTATATGGGCAGTCTCGCCGGGCACGAGCTCCTGGTCGTCGCCGCCGGCGACCGCATCCTGCCCGAAGCGTCCCGCATCCCGGTGATCCTCGGCGCCAAGAAAATACGCTTTCCCTAATCCGCCTCCCCTTGACGGGCCGTCGCCGCGCCGAAGCGGCTCTGGCCGCGCAGACGGAGAGGGTGGCCCGGCCCCGGTTCTTGCCCTCCGGGGTATCGCCTTCGGCGATCCCGAGGACAAGCTCCGGCAAGCCCGAGGACAGCCAAGAGAAGCCCCAAACCAAACATTCCCTCCCCCGTGACGGGGGAGGGATGCGAAGCGTTGGCGCGGGCAAAGCCTGCGCCTTACGCGAAGCCGGGTGGGGATGTGGCAGCGTCCCCTTTTCACGCCCCGGTTGGCCGAAGATGCGGCCGGACAATGGCCAAGAATCGCCGCGGCGGGCGCTTCGTGGAGCGCCAGTTAGTTGAGTAGCGGTGCGACGTGAAGCGCCCGCTCCCCCGCGTCCTATTGGGCGAAGGAGTAAAGATAAGGCAAGACCCGGAGCAAAGCGGCTCGCGGCAACGGTGAAGCTTGCTCTTTGGCTCTTTGACAGCGTGGTCGTGTGGCAG
This genomic window from Hyphomicrobiales bacterium contains:
- the ybgF gene encoding tol-pal system protein YbgF is translated as MMRQALTQSSRRLGALPRRGWRALAGPALALAVFGSAPAFAQTLPSEPVPSPRFSLFGRQSNDSDLTLRIDQLEAQIRNLTGQIEQYEFRIRQLEENLRRFQEDAEFRFRELGANGSDASRQTGSAGVPSRPMPEPPHSWRPQNFGGANPPAPQQPSSQPQTYGGIRPLAPPPGAGFPAESGPMDISPPGLGGAQPGFDGTPPSLGGAGPFPPPSGSNPAEVTLAVPTDPQTAYDVAYAFILQRDYEAAQSAFADFLVRYPQDKLAANAQYWFGESLYAQGEYREAADAFLTGYRRFGSSNKAPDSLLKLAMSLQALGQKEAACASFDEFGQKFPKASTAMKDRARAERKGAGC
- the tilS gene encoding tRNA lysidine(34) synthetase TilS gives rise to the protein MPAASAPIGAAEANRLFAALSASPRLAVAVSGGADSTALMLLLARWKKTGAGGPELSVFTVDHGLRAGSRKEAESVGEWALALGLAHEILTWRGDKPKSNIQAAARAARYRLLAEACHRDGIAALVSAHHRDDQAETFLMRLARGSGVDGLSAMDAVSEMMGITLFRPLLDVPRARLKATLKAAGQDWIEDPGNEDKRFARVRMRAVLERLAEEGVSAERLAATARHMRRARLALEAATDDLARAAARLEPAGFCTIDREALSAAPAEIALRLLARALMAVAGKPYRPRLERLERLFSGLKETDRGRWTLAGCRIAASREEVLIWREAGRAGLPEISLDPGKSALWDGRFHVEIAAEEAGPVAVRALGEEGWREVAGLCGEKPGLPAHIGRTCISFWRNGKIVAAPHIVAVARPQAAFRATFIGSILSRGESLAPLVTGST
- the tolR gene encoding protein TolR → MASGLAGNGNIRRRRTSRYRPMSEINVTPLVDVMLVLLIVFMVTAPLLTVGVPIDLPQTKAQQLQGDKEPLTITVDTEGKIYLQDTEIVLDEIVPKLLAIASNGYEERIYVRGDRRVNYGTVMRIMGTISAAGFQRIALVTELEEQG
- the ybgC gene encoding tol-pal system-associated acyl-CoA thioesterase produces the protein MAERWPDLAGRFEDRRHVLPVRVYYEDTDFSGAVYHANYLRFCERGRSDFLRLTGLFHSQLQAPASGEPLAFAVRHMDIDFLKPAGMDDALEVETRLAQLSGAALSLDQRILRHGEILFTARVKVVVVDKRGRPRRLPPALKSRLAPYLEPLSE
- the ruvB gene encoding Holliday junction branch migration DNA helicase RuvB, with protein sequence MSETGAERIIDPATNGEDGPDNGLRPRTLAEFVGQAQVCANLKIFIEAAKKRREALDHVLFVGPPGLGKTTLAQIVARELGVNFRATSGPVIVRAGDLAALLTNLEQRDVLFIDEIHRLNPAVEEILYPAMEDYQLDLIIGAGPAARSVRIDLARFTLIGATTRSGLLTTPLRDRFGIPVRLDFYSVEELEDIVRRGARVLGVALAEEGAHEIARRARGTPRVAGRLLRRVRDFASMADAGLIDAKVADAALRQLEVDARGLDGMDHRYLSCIAEKFGGGPVGADTIAAALNEQRDAIEDIIEPYLIQQGFVQRTPRGRVATPLAFAHLGLAAPPGAAPGLFEE
- the tolB gene encoding Tol-Pal system beta propeller repeat protein TolB produces the protein MARGKAGFATLTRIGRAFLVIAAIAVLAWPRPAHAVIEIDITQGNIQPLPVAIPDFIGGNPDDAQLGADIANVIQGNLVRSGLFAPIDKAAFIEKIRDVNATPRFGDWRIINAQALVTGHVALLKDGRLRAEFRLWDVLAGQQMAGQQFFTTPDNWRRVAHVVSDAIYQRLTGESGYFDTRIVFVDETGPKDARIKSLAIMDQDGANMRVLTDGGELVLTPRFSPTSQEITYMSFGRGDQPRVHLFNIETGQREIVGDFPGMTFAPRFSPDGQRVIMSLQSGGNANIYAMDLRSRATTRLTDTPAIDTAPSYSPDGRQVTFESDRGGTQQIYVMNADGTNQQRISFGEGIYSTPVWSPRGDLIAFTQRHAGRFLIGVLRPDGSGERILTEGYHNEGPTWAPNGRVIMFFRDTPGENGGPKLWSVDLTGYNERQIDTPHFASDPAWSPLIN
- the tolQ gene encoding protein TolQ, encoding MPASSAELFQAAIIAPTGDFSFLALFLQAHIVVKSVMIGLIAASVWCWAIVIEKYLIVRRVERQADHFEEVFWSGQSLEELYGSLIHKPTSSMAALFVAAMREWKRSHEGGARPRGSLATRIEKVMDVTIAREMERLERRLLFLATVGSTAPFIGLFGTVWGIMTSFQAIAVSKNTNLAVVAPGIAEALFATALGLLAAIPAVVFYNKFSHHLARHAMRLEGFANEFSAILSRQLDEQG
- the pal gene encoding peptidoglycan-associated lipoprotein Pal → MRIMLKFRRFIAKGAVLAAALTLVACSTTSSTLDGAVAAVPGTVQDFVVNAGDRVFFETDSAELSPQSRDTLDKQAAWLKKYSSYPILIEGHADERGTREYNLALGARRATATRNYLVSRGVDVSRLRTISYGKERPVAVCDDISCWSQNRRAVTVIGGSETG
- a CDS encoding cell envelope biogenesis protein TolA — protein: MRVSLAISFFAHLSVIAWASFSFPTARPYEIEPMKALPVDIVTVAELTRLKAGVKEPAQEKEQAPSKPETEKPDTSSGEETDKLKRVAALPPPPPPQPEEPKVATPTPVAPRPQPRVEEPKKEPEPEAAPAPKTAEPKPEPEKTAESVPDKEVSLAPLPPVRPAHAPRPAPPATPKKERTFDADKIAALLNKVPAEAEAPAGGEPIADEPPGAGDPRGLDSRMSISELDALRAQISPCWSPPIGVQGAADLAVQIQLALNVDGTLLRPPDILSRGSGLAFLAAADAARRAVLRCQPYELPAGKYDAWRDIKVNFDPREMLGG